Within Palaemon carinicauda isolate YSFRI2023 chromosome 14, ASM3689809v2, whole genome shotgun sequence, the genomic segment tggccacagtccacaagcCACTACAATGCAACTCCCAGAcgtttatatatatgaacactgaatatctaaaggtctctttacgttgcACTTAAAACaagactgggtgattactttacctttatcgggaactattctaaaaccaacctcttacttcagttctacGTTATGGGATACGAGCAAGTTACTGAgttaaatattggtgatcgaaataatacacactttacaaaaatatataaaaataacaatttaacagtaataccaaaaatagatcactcaaaatttaaatctgagctaaaccttagactaagacaaaatgacatctaaaaaattatacaatcacttatattactaaaaattaatttatgaaaatattttattttgacaatcaataaaaaaaaatgacactttaacactacaggaaataaatcaaatttacacttacatgtaCGTAACTGTGGCTCTTACGTCCTtagggctcacacaagattaccgaacggttaagcaagaataaatgcaaTTCACTGTTTTACTAAATCATACAGGGCCAggcacaaataaattaataattttacaatataaactgtgttCACATATACACGGCTCTCCTTTCAACTTAaatcacagaaattccaatgtttgaacaaacactatacacatagagaaaacactatgtacgtttgagaggaaacactatgcacgttggaaaggaaatacatagtggctggatagatacTGGAGAGAAAACTgtcggatgttggctctttcagaaggtcaggctggatctcttatTCCTAtccattgctaggcccttatatatcatcctaattcattctggaatcttccagctaatcATTCTTGTAGCGTGGGGGCATGGTCCAGACGGCCTCCCACGACGTcaagttgccaacttggcagttagAAGTAGGGTCCTATCGTCCCATGATGAGGCAACCCTCCCAGCTAACTCCGCCTACCTCCTCTCCCAACattaaaaaacaagaataatttttagtctagaaccttcatgcaacttccaacaaCGTGGAAACGTGATGCAGTCCCTAGTGTGTGTCACGCagtataccttttaacaagattacataaaacCTCATAACAAAACTAAgtgaaatagaaatataattttttaaaataacgtaaattcacatatacggaactgaataaatatacaattaaataaaagataatagtctcatgtaatttatatacatatacttaatcctacatgagtgcaactcaccttacgagctggctatacatctcctaaatacacaaatgaaatcatcatcatcattatcatctaatcCTTCGCcgattgacccaaagggcctcggttagatttcgcctgttatctctatcctgagcttttaattcaatacttctcgattcatcatctcctacttcgcgcttcatagtcctcagccatgtaggcctgggtcttccaactcttctagtgcattgtagggctcagctgaatgtttggtgaactaatctctcttggggatagcaaagagcatgcccaaaccatctccatctacccttcatcatgatcttatccacacatggcactcgagtaatctctcttatagtttgatttctaatcctgtcctgccattcaactcccaatatcctcctgagggttttgttctcaaatctactaaatctattggaaattgtttcattgtcataccatgattcatgtccatatagtaacaccgatttcactaaagtgatatatagtctgttttttatatgcaacttcaggcaatttgatttccaaattttacttaacctagctattgtctgatttgcttttttccatctttcactaaactctatttctaaagaccctgtattgaagatcatagttcctaaatacttaaatgattctaaatcAGTAATCttttctccttgcaatgatatttcatctctcattgcatactccgttctcatcatccctgtctttcttctgtttattttcagcctaacctcatgtgatatttcatgcattctcttAAGCAAGCATTGATaaccctgtggtgttctggtaacatcatcagcatactctaggtctgataaattactatcaccaattcagtccaatccttcttcaccatctccaattgttctacgcattacataatctatgaggataagcaacataagagacaacacattcccctagAGCACTCAGCTGTTCACCGGAAATCCACTTGACAAGATTCCATTAACACCCACCCTGCACCTgccatgttcatgaacagacttattcaaatttacatatttaagaggaattccataataacgcaggactctccacaaaattggccggtgcacactatcaaaggccttttcatagtccacaaaggccatcataAGTGGACCCCTATATTCCACGCATTGCTGCACAACaggtctcaaaatgagaatttggtcagtgtaacttctaccttttcaaatcctgcttgttcatctctcagcttttcagtcTCTCAAGTTTAAGCATACTAtatatgaaatacgtgaataagatATTCTACTCTCATGTTGGACAAACTTAATaagagtgtgatatatatatatatatatatatacatatatatatatatatatatatatacacacacatatatatatatatatatatatatatatatatatatatacatatatatatatatatatatatatatatatatatacatatatatatatatatatatatatatatatatatatatatatatatatatatatatatatatatatatatatatatatatatatatatatatatatatatatatatatatatatatatatatatatatatagttaaagatgTAACGGTGTTAAACAATTTTAAGTCAATCagccatagaatggtgagaagtaaaatttgtctagatcaggaagaaaaactatttttaataaagaaaatcaatgcTTCTGTAATGAGAGAAAAATCCGACAAGTTTAGTTTGGCAATACAAAAATAGGtacttccagctacatgatgaaacgtGTCGCAAGGTAGCTGTTACGTACTAACAGAAAGGTGGGGTGAATGTAGGTGACTTTACTCaacaagataatgagcttatatacaaacagttgagggtaacaatggcacaaaaatttaaacaatgtgaaacatgcaatggtaagcttaatttttttttctatcatcagtgCAGTAGAGAGTGAGATAATAAaaggcaatagcattacagtgtataagcATGTACGAAATgcgtgcggtacatggcttccccctacAAAAGTTATACATGTGAAATAGGTGCCCTGCCCTTGCGAGGTGAACTGTAAACGGTTCATCTTGCAGGAgttatgcaggttttaggcgatcaatggagacccaatcttctttgacacggatgttaattaagaaagcaaGGAAGGGGCCCATCTGATGAGGCATTAATGGTGGCTTGATAGTGTGAGTTTGCATGAACACATGTGTTGTGGTGTTTAAATCTTTTGGTACGTTTTAGGGCTGGGAGCTTGTATGTCTGaaggcagggagtaaattttcccacaaaatgacgtaggcactggagattgtcagaagAGGCTGCAGacaaaaaaaattcagcagggatgaccaacgggttaccatacaccatttcagctgttgaGACATTCAAGGCATCCATAGGAGTGGTCCCTAATCCCAacaggacccagggaagttgagtgaaccagttggagtcattgcagtgggacatcaaagctgctttgattgtGCAGTGAGAACATTCAACGATTTCGTTgtctgcagggttgtaggcggttgtctgatgtagggtgatggccactaaattcactaatgatgtccacaattgagaggtgaaagtagtactcTTTTCAGAAGAAATATGCTCAAGATTAGCAAATCTCACTACCCATCCTGAGAGTAATGCGGATGCACTTAAGGCGGACGCTGCAGTTTGTATGGGGAGGGCTTCAGGCCAACaattggagcggtcaatgacggtaaacaggtaacggtatcCATATGATGTgtgtaggggacctactatgtcgacgTAAATGTAtgcaaaaggatgatgaggttgagaaaaggtgtccactcctgattccatgtgtcaatgtacttttgaatatTGGCATGAAGTACAGACAGGGACccgatccttagcatccttagtaatgctgtgcagtagatcagtgcgaaggatgtgagaggccatggataaaATTCAAATACCTGTCGGTGCATGTGATCAGTTATCCCCGGTCATGGCCTGCAAGTACCGACAGCTCGGAAAAAGGGGGCTTTGTAGTTGTCGAAGGCGATGTCTTCCCCACAGAGGGATGGGCcagatgtcctgcatgcttggtaaTCTGAATCTTTTCATTGGTCTTCTGCTAAGGCATTCTAATACAGTCCAAGGTAAATTGTGGTGAAtgcatttcttgacagggcatcaggaaTAGAATTTATTCCTCAGGGGCCTGTTGAAAGGTGCAGCTGCATTCCACTATGGCGGAGAGAGGTCACccttgacgggtggaccaggcatggactgtcgagtgaaggcatgcagaagaggcatgtggtccgtgcgaatgataaAGGATGtacattctaagaaatggcaaaagtaatGGACAGACAAATGCTATGCCagcaatttgcggtcgaaggtagaatagccggaTTCTACCTTGGACTGTTTTCAACTGAATTAGGTTAATGGGCGGGGTGACCGATTGACCAGCTGCTTGAGTAATGTACCAGTATCGATAtcgctgtcatcggtggagaggaggagagggcCATGTAGCATTGGAAAAGTGAGAGGAACAGtagttaatagggcattctttgcgttacaggtctttcggcttgcccttgagggaggcagagAGGTGGGCAAGAGTGAGGGCAATGGCTGACAGGAGCTGGTGATGGTAGGTAcatttgtcataccagactacaaggacgCTATGTTGTAGGCTCTCGAGAATGATGTGtaagtgatggaggtgttcctctttggaggaagagaacacaagtatgtcttccatataacatacacagaaggggaggtcccttaagatgccttCCATTAGGCGctgaaaagtggcctcagcattttGAAGGCTAAAACATGAGTAAATGAATGTGTAAGTACCAAAGAGTGTGgtctggggatgtcttctgggttcatcaGCACTGGATAACACCaccttcaagaggtcgagagtcGAGAACCCCTTTACTTTGTACAAGCAGGATGTAacgtagtgatcctgttctgtctgcatgttcaggcatctgtaatccccacaagggagcAGGGAGCCATCctttttcaggacgatgtgtaagggcgacgactaTGGGTTtgaggcctttaggcaaaggcccaattcttccattttggcaaaattTTGTTTGGCAGGAGCCAAGCGAGTCCGGGCCAgtcacctgaatctggcaaacaccagggtgCCCATCATCTTGGTATGGTAATAAGTAGCAtgatgggcgtttggtgaagttttgTCCGGAAGACTTAAGCGTACAACATGAGGAGGAGGACATGGGCCTCTaggggtgcgctgatatggagtgTGAGGTCGGAGGTGGCAGTTTgaataggtgtcgacaagtatgaatcTATGTTCACTAAACTCTGATGTGCCACATCACCCTGGAGGTAGAAATGGGcaaggaaatcccccccccccccaagttgtGACAATGTTATGACGACATCGAGGAATTTCCAAAGGTATTTGGTACTCCTAAACGATAGTTTGAGGCTCtctgatccgttggcagctatcaggcagacgtcagcagacttagaatGACTATGCCATGTCCTGCAAAGTGACTTTGATAATAGTGAATGAAAAGCATCAGTGTCTACCAAAAGCCACACACTcgtacctgcattatgtaaaaagaaaaaaatagtgacaGGGAGGGctaccgccacaagcaatggcctacttataagttttttggccactgacaaccgaaAAACATCTAATATGGAAAAACATCTAACTACACTAGGGTTCACTAGTTTGTATAACACTAATCATGATTTCGCATTAAAAGCTAAAGTGATTATTGCCATGGTCTTTGTGCCCTTGAATAAGATCAATGAGTATTTGGATGCTCTAGCGACCGAACTGCTGTAGAAGATACATATATTGGTCGTCAGAACAGACGAGGGAATGAATCACCACAAAAACTAAAAATGTATAGGGATTCAGACAAAAGAATACATGAAATTGTTCATAGATTTGAAAACACGGATGCTGTTGAGTACTTCAAAAGCCTTGCTCATAATTACCAAATGAACTAAATAAAGCTTcattatgatttttgtttttagagTTTGCTTTTACATTTTCATAGGCCTGTTTTTACTTTTCAGTAAAAGTTTTGAGTTTTAAATGATTGTGAATTTATAAACAAATCATTCCTAATGTTTGGATGGCGCTAAATCAGATGGCGTTCAAACGGCCATGCCCAACTGTCAGGTGGCGCCCAGACGGTCGTGCCCAAACGACTGCGCCCAACTGGCCGCGCCCAATAGTCCCATTCCGTTAATATTGATAGCATTAGTTTTCTGTGAAGAGATTCAAGCTACtttataaatctgttacacttaagtTTAGTAATAGTAAATGTCAGTGCAGATTAAATAAGTTTTAACTAAAAACATaattaacctagagagagagagagagagagagagagagagagagagagccttattgccttattctatgtttgggttcccccaggtgcctcagtgtgaggcacctcgtatatccaccagagagttgctaatgcatcttccggtgtattttacatcttccagtcttgggtggtctaggatgcatcttaagtatttatcaagcttatttttaaacgcatctacgctcactcctgatatgtttcttagatgagctggcaccgcattaaatagtcgctgcattatcgatgctggtgcttagtggattaatgtcctgtatgccttccttagttttcctgatatagttttgggcactattaatctacctcgacttgctctttctgatatttttagctccatgatgttttcagtaattccttcgatttgcttccctgcttgtattatcatgtagcgttctcttctcctttctagactatacaattttaaaaattgcagtctttcccagtagtcaaggtccttaacttcttctattctagtagtaaAGGAcccttgtacactctctatttgtgcaatatccctttagtagtgtgggtaccatatcacatggcagtactcgagtgtacaacgtacataagttttgtacagcataagcatgtgttcagcttttcttgttttaaagcgtctgaatagcattcccatttttgctttacatttagccaacagtgttgctatttggtcgttgcacaacatattcctgtttaacaatacaccaaggtctttaattgcttccttgtttgtgattgtctcgttattaggtcacctgtatgcatatatcattccttctctgtttccatagtttattgattcgaatttactgGAGTTCAATacaatcctatttatctctgcccattcatatattttgtttagatctctttataacgagttcctatcttcatcacaagtaatttctctacttattcttgtgtcatcagcgaaacttctcactacagagtctttaacatcacaGCCTATGTCTGAGATcaaaataacaaacagcagtgcagctaatactgtaccctgtggcacgccaggtattacctgatcttcatctgatttctcgtcatttgcaaccactatctgttttctgttttgcagaaattcttttacccattttcctatctttcctacaatatcatgccttctcatttttttctctaatataatatggtctaccttgtcaaaggcttttgcaaaatctagatagatcacatctgtgtctttttcatttatcatatttttgtatatgttttcatagtgtgctatcagttggatttgtgtactttttccgggcataaaaccgtgttgacctatattaaataaattgtttttaaccaaatgattcattactttct encodes:
- the LOC137652767 gene encoding uncharacterized protein, with the translated sequence MESGVDTFSQPHHPFAYIYVDIVGPLHTSYGYRYLFTVIDRSNCWPEALPIQTAASALSASALLSGWVVRFANLEHISSEKSTTFTSQLWTSLVNLVAITLHQTTAYNPADNEIVECSHCTIKAALMSHCNDSNWFTQLPWVLLGLGTTPMDALNVSTAEMVYGNPLVIPAEFFLSAASSDNLQCLRHFVGKFTPCLQTYKLPALKRTKRFKHHNTCVHANSHYQATINASSDGPLPCFLN